One genomic window of Camelina sativa cultivar DH55 chromosome 5, Cs, whole genome shotgun sequence includes the following:
- the LOC104786640 gene encoding uncharacterized protein LOC104786640: MGNSLRCCLACVLPCGALDLIRIVHLNGHVDEITRPMTAGEVLQANPNHVLSKPCSQGVVRKILILSPESELKRGSIYFLIPDTSLPEKKKTKKRKDLHRQKNSQNSDHMSGNKDLDTVTPKHKDDLDGHCLTLCEKYLEDVMLSEKMSSTSKENRHRRRHSRSASVSTWRPHLDSITEDLN, encoded by the coding sequence ATGGGAAACAGTTTACGATGTTGTTTGGCTTGTGTACTTCCATGTGGAGCTTTAGATTTGATCAGAATCGTTCATCTAAACGGCCACGTCGACGAGATCACTCGTCCGATGACCGCCGGTGAGGTCCTTCAGGCGAATCCTAACCATGTCTTGAGCAAACCTTGTTCTCAAGGAGTTGTACGTAAGATCTTGATCTTGTCCCCTGAATCTGAGCTTAAGCGTGGAAGCATCTATTTTCTTATCCCGGATACTTCTttgccggagaagaagaagacaaagaagagaaaagatctcCACCGCCAGAAAAACAGCCAAAACAGTGATCATATGAGTGGTAACAAGGATCTTGATACCGTAACACCAAAACATAAGGATGATCTTGATGGTCATTGTTTGACGTTGTGTGAGAAATATTTAGAAGATGTTATGTTGTCGGAGAAGATGAGTTCCACCAGTAAAGAGAATCGTCACCGTCGGAGACATAGCCGGTCGGCGTCAGTTTCCACGTGGCGGCCTCACCTCGATAGCATCACTGAGGATCTTaattag